From Streptomyces sp. NBC_00683, one genomic window encodes:
- a CDS encoding ROK family transcriptional regulator, whose amino-acid sequence MAERSRRTVRDLRRGNRARVLQRLYFDGPLSRQELGPATGLSSGSISNVVAELAAEGLLEEAGIVDSDGGRPRTLLRVAPGGGLFVGIDIGETRVRVELFDLSLTELARTERLLAQHGYDVDRIVRHVRTGVADVLRDAGADPGRLLGIGIGVPGIVEREASGAADGRGAVVHGQTIGWSAVPFERMLREAVDVPPEVPFFIENGAKTLGQAEMWFGGGRGAEVAAIALIGSGVGASVNRGEILDEDLSNAALEWGHTTVQVRGRRCRCGSIGCLEAYAGAEAMRERWHEAGGPLPADTDDEAALAALLAAAYPGPGRTAPDPVAVAILDETAEYLGAALADLVNLFLPDRILLGGWAGLLIGPHLLPDIRRYAQDYALKHAAARTTIEMGHLGPDAVTVGAATLPLSDFLARGGSRPATAQDPNNAPGPARTAATALRSRTPAG is encoded by the coding sequence ATGGCTGAGCGCAGCAGACGGACCGTGCGTGACCTGCGAAGGGGCAATCGGGCGAGGGTATTGCAACGGTTGTATTTCGACGGCCCGCTGAGCCGTCAGGAGCTCGGCCCCGCGACGGGGCTGAGTTCGGGCTCCATCAGCAACGTGGTCGCCGAGCTGGCCGCGGAGGGTCTCCTGGAGGAGGCCGGAATCGTTGATTCCGACGGAGGGCGTCCCCGTACCCTGCTGCGGGTCGCCCCCGGTGGCGGCCTGTTCGTGGGCATCGACATCGGTGAGACCCGGGTCCGCGTCGAGCTCTTCGACCTGTCGCTCACGGAACTGGCCCGCACCGAACGCCTGCTCGCCCAGCACGGCTACGACGTCGACCGCATCGTCAGGCACGTCCGCACCGGGGTGGCCGATGTCCTGCGCGACGCGGGTGCCGACCCGGGCCGGCTGCTCGGGATCGGCATCGGGGTGCCGGGCATCGTCGAACGCGAGGCGTCCGGAGCGGCCGACGGCCGGGGCGCGGTCGTGCACGGGCAGACCATCGGCTGGAGCGCGGTCCCCTTCGAACGGATGCTCCGCGAGGCCGTCGACGTACCACCGGAGGTGCCGTTCTTCATCGAGAACGGCGCCAAGACGCTGGGGCAGGCCGAAATGTGGTTCGGCGGCGGCCGGGGCGCCGAGGTCGCGGCCATCGCGCTCATCGGCTCAGGCGTGGGCGCCAGCGTCAACAGAGGAGAGATCCTCGACGAGGACCTGTCGAACGCCGCCCTGGAGTGGGGCCACACCACCGTGCAGGTGCGGGGCCGCCGCTGCCGCTGCGGCTCGATCGGCTGCCTGGAGGCGTACGCCGGTGCGGAGGCCATGCGCGAGCGCTGGCACGAGGCCGGCGGCCCGCTGCCCGCGGACACCGACGACGAGGCCGCCCTGGCCGCACTCCTCGCCGCCGCCTACCCGGGACCGGGCCGCACCGCCCCGGACCCGGTGGCGGTCGCCATCCTGGACGAGACGGCCGAGTACCTGGGCGCCGCCCTGGCCGACCTGGTCAACCTGTTCCTGCCCGACCGGATCCTGCTGGGCGGCTGGGCCGGGCTGCTGATCGGCCCTCATCTGCTCCCGGACATCCGGCGGTACGCCCAGGACTACGCGCTGAAGCACGCGGCGGCACGCACCACGATCGAGATGGGCCACCTCGGTCCGGACGCGGTTACGGTGGGCGCCGCGACCCTGCCCCTGTCCGACTTCCTGGCCCGCGGCGGCAGCCGGCCCGCGACGGCTCAGGATCCGAACAACGCGCCCGGTCCGGCCCGGACAGCCGCGACGGCCCTGCGCAGCCGTACTCCGGCGGGCTGA
- a CDS encoding carbohydrate ABC transporter permease yields MASHARSPMAAPQSFLWTRRIVLTLLAGFVLLPVYVMVSSSLKPLQDVSGKFQWIPSELTVQPYFDIWETVPLAKYFVNSLIVATSATVLSVTIAVFSAYAVSRYNFRGKRVFTVTVLSTQMFPGILFLLPLFLIFVNIGNSTGLALYGSRGGLILTYLTFSLPFSIWMLIGYFDSIPRDLDEAALVDGCGPIRALFQVVVPAAVPGIVAVSVYSFMTAWGEVLFASVMTNDETRTLAVGLQGYATLNDVYWNQVMAASLVVSVPIVAGFLLLQRYLVAGLTAGAVK; encoded by the coding sequence ATGGCTAGCCACGCCCGGTCCCCCATGGCCGCACCGCAGTCCTTCCTCTGGACCCGCCGCATCGTCCTGACCCTGCTCGCGGGCTTCGTCCTGCTGCCGGTGTACGTCATGGTCAGCAGCTCGCTGAAACCGCTCCAGGACGTGTCGGGGAAGTTCCAGTGGATCCCGTCCGAGCTGACCGTCCAGCCGTACTTCGACATCTGGGAAACCGTCCCGCTCGCCAAGTACTTCGTGAACTCGCTGATCGTCGCCACTTCCGCGACGGTGCTCTCGGTGACCATCGCGGTGTTCTCGGCGTACGCGGTGAGCCGCTACAACTTCCGCGGCAAGCGGGTCTTCACCGTCACGGTGCTCTCCACGCAGATGTTCCCGGGGATCCTCTTCCTGCTGCCCCTGTTCCTGATCTTCGTCAACATCGGCAACAGCACCGGCCTCGCCCTGTACGGCTCGCGCGGCGGGCTGATCCTCACGTACCTGACGTTCTCGCTCCCCTTCTCCATCTGGATGCTGATCGGCTACTTCGACTCCATCCCGAGGGACCTGGACGAGGCGGCCCTGGTGGACGGCTGCGGCCCGATCAGGGCCCTGTTCCAGGTCGTCGTGCCGGCCGCGGTGCCGGGGATCGTCGCGGTGTCCGTGTACTCGTTCATGACGGCCTGGGGCGAGGTGCTCTTCGCCTCCGTGATGACCAACGACGAAACCCGCACCCTGGCCGTGGGACTCCAGGGGTACGCCACCTTGAACGACGTCTACTGGAACCAGGTCATGGCGGCATCGCTGGTGGTCAGCGTGCCCATCGTCGCGGGATTCCTGCTCCTGCAGCGCTACCTCGTCGCCGGGCTCACCGCGGGCGCCGTCAAGTGA
- a CDS encoding DUF1996 domain-containing protein, with amino-acid sequence MAERFSRTTLVSALIVATALALVALGLNAITNAGAGTTDASPQAAGEPAAASHVMQGHVMAAADPVPSGDDPDGDGYIPANPPVTGVTPSAEIPPVRYFHEFQANCSVNHTGSVDPIVYPGQTGKSHNHTFMGNDTTDENSTTASLGGGGTACKAPGDLSAYWMPTLYNGNQEVRPVGPQTIYYKSGVTDYRSVRPFPKGLRFVVGSPTQTLEEFRNHPGRVEGWECGESYFNFDFPATCPSRPDVQLNLRMQAPSCWDGKNLDTPDHKAHMAYPGAQGANQNVCPTSHPVALPMIEFKMAWPVNGDMSQVRLASGTGHSFHYDFFNAWDDATLNAMVRHCVVGGLQCDARGYDQNRPGDGAVLDENYELP; translated from the coding sequence ATGGCCGAAAGATTCAGCAGAACCACTCTGGTGTCCGCCCTCATCGTCGCCACGGCCCTGGCCCTGGTGGCCCTGGGGCTCAACGCGATCACGAACGCGGGTGCCGGAACAACCGATGCCTCCCCGCAGGCGGCCGGCGAGCCCGCCGCGGCGTCGCATGTCATGCAGGGGCACGTCATGGCGGCGGCCGACCCTGTTCCGTCGGGCGACGATCCGGACGGCGACGGATACATCCCGGCGAATCCGCCGGTCACCGGGGTGACGCCGTCCGCCGAGATCCCTCCGGTCCGGTACTTCCACGAGTTCCAGGCGAACTGTTCGGTCAACCACACCGGTTCGGTGGACCCGATCGTCTACCCGGGCCAGACCGGCAAGTCCCACAACCACACCTTCATGGGCAACGACACCACGGACGAGAACAGCACCACCGCCTCGCTCGGCGGGGGCGGAACCGCCTGCAAGGCGCCCGGTGACCTGTCCGCGTACTGGATGCCGACCCTCTACAACGGCAACCAGGAGGTGCGCCCGGTCGGTCCGCAGACCATCTACTACAAGTCCGGGGTGACCGACTACCGGAGCGTCAGGCCCTTCCCGAAGGGGCTGCGGTTCGTCGTCGGCAGTCCGACACAGACGCTGGAGGAGTTCCGCAACCACCCCGGCAGGGTGGAGGGCTGGGAGTGCGGGGAGAGCTACTTCAACTTCGACTTCCCGGCCACCTGCCCGTCCCGTCCGGACGTGCAGCTCAACCTCCGTATGCAGGCGCCCAGTTGCTGGGACGGGAAGAACCTCGACACCCCGGACCACAAGGCCCACATGGCCTATCCGGGCGCCCAGGGGGCCAACCAGAACGTCTGCCCGACGTCGCATCCGGTCGCTCTGCCGATGATCGAGTTCAAGATGGCTTGGCCGGTCAACGGTGACATGTCGCAGGTGAGGCTGGCCAGCGGTACGGGCCACTCCTTCCACTACGACTTCTTCAACGCCTGGGACGACGCCACGCTGAACGCCATGGTCAGGCACTGTGTCGTCGGCGGTCTCCAGTGCGACGCCCGGGGCTACGACCAGAACCGTCCCGGTGACGGTGCTGTCCTGGACGAGAACTACGAACTGCCCTGA
- a CDS encoding ABC transporter substrate-binding protein codes for MRHLRAAAAVTLAMSVAAGATGCGGGTSSSGGSNESPKTLTYWASNQGPSIEADKKILTPELKKFEKETGIKVKLEVVPWADLLNRILAATTSGQGPDVLNIGNTWSASLQASGALLPWDDKNFEAIGGRDRFIDSAVASAGKEGEPPAAVPLYSLAYALYYNKAMFAEAGITAPPTTWDELVATGKKLSKDGKWGLGAEGANLSNNIHQAFVLGQQHGADFFDASGKATFTSDGAVAAVKQYIDLMAKDKIIAPGNAEYAQNQSLTDFAKGKTAMVLWQAAATTFAAQGMKPEDWGVAPVPVESGVPGTGKNTNSMVAGINMAVFKNSKNIDGAKKFVKFMTSDEEQKLLNKTYGAIPPVKAAQADAAFSAPDLKVLRDTLATSAAPLPQVPNESQFETAVGTAIKELWAEAAAGKPITTETVKARLDKAQQTMQQ; via the coding sequence ATGCGTCACCTCAGAGCCGCAGCAGCTGTCACCCTCGCCATGTCCGTCGCGGCCGGAGCCACCGGCTGCGGAGGCGGCACGTCGTCGTCCGGCGGCAGCAACGAGTCACCCAAGACCCTCACGTACTGGGCGTCCAACCAGGGCCCGAGCATCGAGGCCGACAAGAAGATCCTCACTCCCGAGCTGAAGAAGTTCGAGAAGGAGACCGGGATCAAGGTGAAGCTGGAGGTCGTCCCCTGGGCCGACCTGCTGAACCGGATCCTCGCCGCCACCACGTCCGGTCAGGGCCCCGACGTGCTGAACATCGGCAACACCTGGTCGGCCTCGCTCCAGGCCTCCGGAGCGCTGCTCCCGTGGGACGACAAGAACTTCGAGGCGATCGGCGGCCGTGACCGCTTCATCGACTCCGCCGTCGCGTCGGCCGGCAAGGAGGGCGAGCCGCCCGCCGCGGTGCCGCTGTACTCGCTGGCGTACGCGCTCTACTACAACAAGGCGATGTTCGCCGAGGCCGGCATCACCGCGCCGCCCACCACCTGGGACGAACTGGTCGCCACCGGCAAGAAGCTGTCGAAGGACGGCAAGTGGGGGCTGGGCGCCGAGGGTGCGAACCTCTCGAACAACATCCACCAGGCCTTCGTTCTCGGCCAGCAGCACGGAGCCGACTTCTTCGACGCGTCCGGCAAGGCGACCTTCACCTCCGACGGTGCGGTCGCCGCCGTGAAGCAGTACATCGACCTGATGGCCAAGGACAAGATCATCGCCCCGGGCAACGCGGAGTACGCCCAGAACCAGTCACTCACGGACTTCGCCAAGGGCAAGACGGCGATGGTGCTGTGGCAGGCCGCCGCGACCACCTTCGCCGCCCAGGGCATGAAGCCCGAGGACTGGGGTGTCGCCCCCGTCCCCGTGGAGTCGGGCGTCCCCGGCACGGGCAAGAACACCAACTCGATGGTCGCCGGCATCAACATGGCCGTGTTCAAGAACTCCAAGAACATCGACGGCGCCAAGAAGTTCGTGAAGTTCATGACGAGCGACGAGGAGCAGAAGCTCCTCAACAAGACCTACGGCGCGATTCCCCCGGTCAAGGCGGCCCAGGCCGACGCGGCGTTCTCGGCCCCCGACCTGAAGGTCCTGCGCGACACGCTCGCCACGAGCGCCGCGCCGCTCCCCCAGGTCCCCAACGAGTCGCAGTTCGAGACCGCCGTGGGTACGGCGATCAAGGAGCTGTGGGCCGAGGCCGCAGCGGGCAAGCCGATCACCACCGAGACCGTCAAGGCGCGCCTGGACAAGGCCCAGCAGACGATGCAGCAGTGA
- a CDS encoding GH1 family beta-glucosidase, which yields MNNLNALPADFTWGVATAAYQIEGAVAEDGRSPSIWDTFSHLPGTIDNGDTGDVACDHYHRVPEDIGLIKQLGADAYRFSLAWPRIVPGGDGPVNKAGLDFYDRLVDGLLDAGITPFATLYHWDLPQALQDRGGWTVRETSEHFAAYTSVVVERLGDRVKDWATLNEPLCSAWVGHLEGRMAPGLTDLTAAVRASYHLHLGHGLAVQAIRAQSPDARVGIVNNLSPIEPASAGEADRAAAVRADGHVNRWWLDPIHGRGYPQDMVDLYGVELPVRPGDLETIAAPLDWLGVNYYFRQVVTADERGPVPNAKQIYLPGSRHTHMDWEVHSDGLEQLLLRLTEEYGAQRIYVTENGAAYQDVVQADGSVHDPERTQYLEEHLEACARAVRKGAPLAGYFAWSLLDNFEWAYGYDKRFGLVHVDYATQRRTIKSSGRRYAELIREASGDRPRKAA from the coding sequence GTGAACAACCTCAACGCCCTCCCGGCCGATTTCACCTGGGGCGTCGCCACGGCCGCGTACCAGATCGAGGGAGCCGTGGCCGAGGACGGCCGCTCCCCCTCGATCTGGGACACGTTCTCGCACCTCCCCGGCACCATCGACAACGGTGACACCGGCGACGTGGCATGCGACCACTACCACCGGGTCCCCGAGGACATCGGCCTGATCAAGCAGCTCGGCGCGGACGCCTACCGCTTCTCGCTCGCCTGGCCCCGGATCGTGCCGGGCGGCGACGGACCGGTGAACAAGGCGGGTCTCGACTTCTACGACCGGCTGGTCGACGGTCTCCTGGACGCCGGGATCACCCCGTTCGCCACGCTGTACCACTGGGACCTGCCGCAGGCACTGCAGGACCGCGGCGGCTGGACCGTCCGCGAGACCTCCGAGCACTTCGCGGCCTACACCTCCGTCGTCGTCGAGCGCCTCGGCGACCGGGTGAAGGACTGGGCGACCCTCAACGAGCCGCTCTGCTCCGCGTGGGTCGGCCACCTGGAAGGGAGGATGGCGCCGGGTCTGACCGACCTGACGGCCGCCGTCCGCGCCTCGTACCACCTCCACCTCGGCCACGGTCTGGCCGTGCAGGCGATCCGCGCGCAGTCCCCGGACGCCCGCGTCGGCATCGTCAACAACCTCAGCCCGATCGAGCCGGCGAGCGCCGGCGAGGCCGACCGCGCCGCCGCCGTCCGCGCCGACGGCCACGTCAACCGCTGGTGGCTCGACCCCATCCACGGCCGCGGCTACCCGCAGGACATGGTCGATCTGTACGGGGTGGAGCTGCCCGTGCGGCCGGGCGATCTGGAGACCATCGCGGCGCCGCTGGACTGGCTGGGCGTGAACTACTACTTCCGTCAGGTCGTCACCGCCGACGAGCGCGGGCCCGTACCGAACGCCAAGCAGATCTACCTGCCCGGCTCACGGCACACGCACATGGACTGGGAGGTGCACTCCGACGGGCTGGAGCAGTTGCTGCTGCGCCTCACCGAGGAGTACGGCGCGCAGCGCATCTACGTCACCGAGAACGGCGCGGCCTATCAGGACGTCGTCCAGGCCGACGGCTCGGTGCACGACCCGGAGCGCACCCAGTACCTCGAGGAGCACCTGGAGGCCTGTGCCCGCGCCGTGCGCAAGGGCGCACCGCTGGCGGGCTACTTCGCCTGGTCGCTGCTGGACAACTTCGAATGGGCATACGGCTACGACAAGCGCTTCGGCCTGGTCCACGTCGACTACGCCACCCAGCGCCGCACGATCAAGAGCAGCGGCCGACGTTACGCGGAGCTGATCCGCGAGGCCTCGGGCGACAGACCCCGCAAGGCGGCCTGA
- a CDS encoding carbohydrate ABC transporter permease → MTAVTTDPQVDKSDRVTSTGTGDARRRLPRIPDRIRRGGLPYLLLLPAVLLELLIHIIPMAIGMMMSFRQFTQFYINNWAGAPWTGLDNYSIAVDFNAPIGEALLHSFLVTCVFTFFAVGLAWLFGIAAAIMLQENFRGRGFLRAVFLVPYALPVYAAVITWAFMFQRDNGLVNHVLHDQLGLTDAPSFWLIGDNSIYALIIVSVWKGWPFAFLMLMAGLQNIPRELYEAASIDGAGIWQQIRKITLPSLRPVNQVLVLVLFLWTFNDFNTPYVLFGKSAPENADLISIHIYQSSFVTWNFGSGSAMSVLLLLFLLVVTAVYLFFTSRGRKGSHG, encoded by the coding sequence ATGACCGCCGTGACCACCGATCCCCAGGTCGACAAGTCGGACAGGGTGACGAGCACGGGCACCGGGGATGCGCGCAGGAGACTGCCGCGCATCCCCGACCGGATCCGCCGCGGCGGACTGCCCTATCTCCTCCTGCTCCCCGCCGTCCTGCTGGAACTCCTGATCCACATCATCCCGATGGCCATCGGGATGATGATGAGCTTCCGCCAGTTCACGCAGTTCTACATCAACAACTGGGCCGGGGCGCCCTGGACCGGACTCGACAACTACAGCATCGCCGTCGACTTCAACGCCCCGATCGGCGAGGCACTGCTCCACTCGTTCCTCGTCACCTGTGTCTTCACCTTCTTCGCCGTCGGTCTGGCCTGGCTGTTCGGAATCGCCGCAGCGATCATGCTGCAGGAGAACTTCCGGGGCCGGGGCTTCCTGCGGGCGGTGTTCCTCGTCCCGTACGCCCTGCCGGTCTACGCGGCCGTCATCACGTGGGCCTTCATGTTCCAGCGGGACAACGGGCTGGTGAACCACGTACTCCATGACCAGCTCGGGCTGACGGACGCGCCGTCGTTCTGGCTGATCGGCGACAACAGCATCTACGCGCTGATCATCGTCTCGGTCTGGAAGGGCTGGCCGTTCGCCTTCCTCATGCTGATGGCCGGGCTGCAGAACATCCCGCGCGAGCTGTACGAGGCCGCCTCGATCGACGGCGCCGGCATCTGGCAGCAGATCCGCAAGATCACGCTGCCCTCGCTGCGGCCCGTCAACCAGGTCCTGGTGCTCGTCCTGTTCCTGTGGACGTTCAACGACTTCAACACGCCGTACGTGCTGTTCGGGAAATCGGCGCCGGAGAACGCCGACCTGATCTCGATCCACATCTACCAGTCGTCGTTCGTCACCTGGAACTTCGGCAGCGGCTCGGCGATGTCCGTCCTGCTGCTCCTCTTCCTGCTGGTCGTCACGGCCGTCTACCTGTTCTTCACCTCACGCGGAAGGAAGGGCTCCCATGGCTAG
- a CDS encoding glycosyltransferase has protein sequence MRMTRLTTAVLATALGFTGALVTGSSAGASAQLGCQYKVVWPTAGVYENPNPNSVVVKTKHAGDIVGASTCEGAGYNEYSYAMVTTDAAADGRGWMRVEALVQI, from the coding sequence ATGCGCATGACCCGTCTCACCACCGCCGTCCTGGCCACCGCACTCGGCTTCACCGGTGCGCTCGTCACCGGCTCGAGCGCCGGCGCCTCGGCCCAGCTCGGATGCCAGTACAAGGTCGTGTGGCCGACCGCCGGGGTGTACGAGAACCCGAACCCGAACAGTGTGGTCGTCAAGACCAAGCACGCGGGTGACATAGTCGGCGCCTCGACCTGTGAGGGCGCGGGCTACAACGAGTACAGCTACGCGATGGTCACCACCGACGCGGCGGCCGACGGCCGGGGCTGGATGCGCGTGGAGGCGCTCGTCCAGATCTGA
- a CDS encoding galactose-binding domain-containing protein, whose amino-acid sequence MKLPHLNLSAHGRRRTTARLTVAALVAAGAAIMPVPAAQAAGSVVKVEGSQGAWRLTVDGSPYTVKGLTWGPAVADAGKYMPDVKSMGVNTIRTWGTDATTKPLLDSAADNGIKVIAGFWLQPGGGPGAGGCVNYLTDTEYKNNMLAEFPKWVEAYKDHAGVLMWNVGNESVLGLQNCYSGDALEQQRDAYTTFVNDITKKIHAVDPDHPVTSTDAWTGAWAYYKKNAPDLDLYAVNSYGAVCDIRQTWENGGFDKPYIVTEGGPAGEWEVPDDANGVPDEPTDVAKAEGYGRAWQCITGHSGVALGATLFHYGTEYDFGGVWFNLLPAGQKRLSYYAVKEAYGADTSGDNTPPVITGMTVDNASAVQAGKPFTVKASVADPDGDALTHQVLFGSKYLDNNGQLTDARFTDKGNGTFEVTAPDRLGVWKVYLKTSDGKGNVGIETKSFTVVPPEVGGTNVAAGKPATASTFQPDSVGCPCPAGNAVDGSFDTRWASDWADQQWLQVDLGAKTSFNHVQLAWEAAYAKGYTLQTSDNGQDWTTVHTVTEGNGGIDDIDVAGDARYVRVNTSVRGTPWGYSLYEFGVYRS is encoded by the coding sequence ATGAAGTTGCCACATCTCAACCTGTCGGCCCACGGCCGCAGGCGCACGACGGCCCGCCTCACCGTGGCCGCACTCGTCGCCGCCGGAGCGGCCATCATGCCCGTGCCCGCCGCGCAGGCGGCCGGAAGTGTGGTGAAAGTCGAGGGATCGCAGGGCGCCTGGCGGCTCACCGTCGACGGATCGCCGTACACGGTCAAGGGTCTGACCTGGGGCCCCGCCGTAGCCGACGCCGGAAAGTACATGCCCGACGTCAAGTCCATGGGCGTCAACACCATTCGCACCTGGGGCACGGACGCCACGACGAAACCCCTCCTCGACAGCGCCGCCGACAACGGGATCAAGGTCATCGCCGGGTTCTGGCTCCAGCCGGGCGGCGGTCCGGGAGCGGGTGGGTGCGTCAACTACCTGACGGACACCGAGTACAAGAACAACATGCTCGCCGAGTTCCCCAAGTGGGTGGAGGCCTACAAGGACCACGCGGGCGTCCTGATGTGGAACGTCGGCAACGAGTCCGTGCTCGGTCTGCAGAACTGCTACAGCGGTGACGCCCTGGAACAGCAGCGCGACGCGTACACGACCTTCGTCAACGACATCACCAAGAAGATCCACGCAGTCGACCCCGACCACCCCGTCACCTCGACGGACGCGTGGACCGGTGCCTGGGCGTACTACAAGAAGAACGCGCCCGATCTCGACCTGTACGCGGTGAACTCCTACGGCGCCGTCTGTGACATCCGCCAGACCTGGGAGAACGGGGGCTTCGACAAGCCCTACATCGTCACCGAGGGCGGCCCCGCCGGTGAGTGGGAGGTTCCGGACGACGCCAACGGCGTACCGGACGAGCCGACCGACGTGGCCAAGGCCGAGGGCTACGGCCGGGCCTGGCAGTGCATCACCGGACACAGCGGAGTGGCGCTCGGCGCGACGCTCTTCCACTACGGCACGGAGTACGACTTCGGCGGTGTCTGGTTCAACCTGCTCCCGGCCGGCCAGAAGAGGCTGTCGTACTACGCGGTCAAGGAGGCGTACGGAGCGGACACCTCGGGCGACAACACACCGCCCGTGATCACCGGGATGACGGTCGACAACGCCTCGGCGGTCCAGGCGGGCAAGCCGTTCACCGTGAAGGCCTCCGTCGCCGACCCGGACGGTGACGCGCTCACCCACCAGGTGCTGTTCGGCAGCAAGTACCTCGACAACAACGGACAGTTGACGGACGCCCGGTTCACGGACAAGGGCAACGGCACCTTCGAGGTCACCGCGCCCGACCGGCTCGGCGTGTGGAAGGTCTACCTCAAGACGTCGGACGGCAAGGGCAACGTCGGCATCGAGACGAAGTCCTTCACGGTCGTGCCCCCGGAGGTCGGCGGAACGAACGTGGCAGCGGGGAAGCCGGCCACCGCCTCCACATTCCAGCCCGACAGCGTCGGCTGCCCCTGCCCCGCGGGCAATGCCGTCGACGGGTCCTTCGACACCCGCTGGGCGAGCGACTGGGCCGACCAGCAGTGGCTGCAGGTCGACCTCGGGGCGAAGACCTCGTTCAACCACGTGCAGCTGGCCTGGGAGGCGGCATACGCCAAGGGGTACACCCTGCAGACCTCGGACAACGGCCAGGACTGGACCACCGTGCACACCGTGACCGAGGGGAACGGCGGCATCGATGACATCGACGTCGCGGGCGATGCGCGCTACGTACGCGTGAACACCTCGGTACGCGGCACCCCCTGGGGTTACTCGCTCTACGAGTTCGGCGTCTACCGGAGCTGA